CTTGGTTTTTACCACACCCTCTTTACACACAGGACAAATGTTTTGTTTGTTTAGATTCGAAGGAGGAGGTGTAACAATTGATTTTTTTCCTTTTTGCTTGGATAAGGATTTCTTTGTTTTTGATTCTTCGGAACTAATGACATTTTCTTTTGTATTTGACTGAGAAGAAACGAGAGATGTTTTTTTTCGAGGACTTCTTAAAATAAACATCAAACCTTCATAAAAATTTTGAATGAGAGACACTCGTGATTCTTTTTTGTCTGTGACTTGGTCTAACTTTTCTTCTAAATCTTTTGTAAAGGATTCACCAATCATATCGTGAAAGTTAAGAAAAAGATATTCATTCACTTTCAAACCAAGTGCCGTAGGGCCAATGGATTTGTGGTATTCGACAATGTATTTCCTGGTTTTTAAAGTTTCGAGGATACTTCCATAGGTAGAGGGTCTACCGACTCCCGTATCTTCCATCTTTTGCACAAGTTTTCCCTGTGTATAACGAACGGGTGGTTCTGTTTGTTTTTCCTCTACAGAGTAGGACTCGTATTGAAAACGATCTCCCAATTTCCAATCTAATCGTTTTTGCAATTTTTTCTTTTCTGATTTGGCAAAGGCTTTGAATCCAGGGTCTGTTATGAATTCATTTTTGTGGACAAAGGTATGATTATTTTTCTCAAATTCATAAACTGTCTCTTCACCTAACTCTGGCTTCATCAAAGAAACTAAAAAACGCTCCCAAATCAGTGAGTATAGTTTTTTCTCCTCAAGCGATAAATAGGAAGATATTGAATCTGGACTATAATTTGCATTCGTGGGAATGACTGCTTCGTGGGCATCTTGAGAATATTTTTTTTGTTTTTTAGGAGTGTTATTTTGCAAAGAACACAAACCAGGATAATTTTGATTGAGATACTTCTCACCTAACTCCCGTTTTTGATCGGAAACACGGGTGCTATCAGTCCGCATATAAGTGATGAGTCCGATCCTCTCTCCCGAACCAATTCGTTTTCCTTCAAATAACATTTGTGCTAATTTCATTGTTTTTTTGGAATCAAATCCTAAAACACGGAAACTCGTTTCTTGCAAACTAGCAGTGGAAAATGCTTGCGGAGGATTTCTTTTGATATTTTTCTTTTTAATCTGGGATAGTGTTATTTCTTTTAACCTGGTTGGTTCTGGTAGGATTTCTATTTCCGAAAGGAGCTTTTGTATCGACTTCGAATCTAATTTATCTTTGGTTTGGTGGTCCAAAACAACTGACTGGTTGGAAACCGATCCATTTAATTTTAATTGGTAATAGATTTCTTTAGAAAAGTTTTGGATTTCTAATTCCCTTTCGCAAATCCAATGTAAGACAGTGGATTGAACTCGACCCGCCGATAAAGAGGAAATTTTTAATTGTTTCCATAAGTCGGGTGAAACTTCAAAACCAAAAATACGATCCACTACACGTCTTGCAATTTGTGATTCAATTTCCGCCAAATCCAATCCGGCTTTTAGTTGGATCTGACGGTTAACTTCCTCTTTAGATATTTCTTTCAGCCGAAGTCGAAAGATTGGTTTTTTTAATTTAATTAATTCATCATAACAATGTTTGGCGATGATCTCCCCTTCTCGATCAGGGTCACTAGCAATGTAGATAATAGAGGCATTTTTGGCTTTGGTTTTGATGGCGGAAAAAACAGTTTTTTTTCCTTTTAACCATTCATATTCGGGTTCGAATTGATTTTTAAAATCCACCCCATAAGATTTGGGAGGTAGGTCTTTGATATGACCTTTGGTAGCAACAACAACCCATTCCTCGCTTAAGTAGGAAGCGATTGTTGCAGCTTTTGTCGGTGATTCGACTATTAGGAGTTTGGTGATTTTAAATTCCTATTAAACGAAAAGACCTTCCACTGATAAGTATCTTTCTCCTGTGTCATAACAGAAAGTAAGAACCTTAGAACCTGCTGGAATTTCTTTTAGTTTTTTAGAAACTGCAGCAAGGCTTGCACCAGAAGAAGTTCCGATAAAGATTCCTTCTTTTTTTGCAGCGAGCACAGCCATGGTAAATGCTTCGTCTTTACCCACAGTGATGATTCCATCCAAAAGTTCTGTTTTGCAATTTTTGGGAATAAAACCTGCACCTATTCCTTGCAGAGGGTGCGGACCTGGTTTTCCACCGCTAAGAACCGGAGAACCTTCTGGTTCTACAGCAAATACTTTTAATTTAGGAAATCTTTTCTTTAGGTTTTCAGCACATCCAGTGATGTGACCACCTGTACCCACTCCAGTGATGATGTAATCCAAACCTTCTGGAAAATCTTTTGCAATTTCTTCTGCAGTTTTTTCTCTGTGAACAGCAATGTTAGCTTCGTTTTCAAACTGTTGAGGCATCCATGCATTCGGATTGGCGGCAACTATTTCTTGTGCTTTGGCGATAGCACCAGGCATTCCCTTTTCTCTAGGAGTCAGTTCAAACTTTGCACCATAAGCTGCCATAATCCTTCTTCTTTCCACGGACATATGTTCTGGCATCACCAGAGTGATTGCATACCCTTTAACAGCTGCTACCATAGCAAGACCAATTCCAGTATTTCCAGAAGTAGGCTCTACGATAAAAGAATCCTTTTTTAATTTTCCTGACTTCTCTGCTTCTTCAATCATAGCAAGAGCGATTCGATCTTTAATGGATCCACCAGGATTTTGTCTTTCGAGTTTCATATATACTTCATGGTCGGTTCCAAAAAGTCGCGACAGTCTAACGTGAGGTGTATTTCCGATGGCTTCTAGAATGCTGTTTATTTTCATAATTTCTCCGCTCTGTCACATTTTAGGAGAAAAAGCGGATTTGTCCACAATGAAAAATACGAAAACTTACGGAGTGTGAATAGAAATTAGGAATTGGTAATCGGATTTCATTTGATTCAGGACCTTGGAGTCATTTTCGGACTGAATCACCTTTTCTAAGTAAGGTGCCGAGATCCGGAAGTCCAATCTCCGCAGTGCTTCCGATGCTTTGGCACGAACCTCAGGGTTTTTGTCTGTTAATGATTCTAAAATCGCTTTGTAGTTTTGGTTTGGCAATCGTTCAAGGCCTGCAAGTGCAGAAAGAATCGAAATTTTTGCATAGGGAACTGTCTCCTTACTGAGTGCTTCCGACAAAGGAGAGAGAGCCTCTTTTTTTCCAGAATTATATAGAGCATCAGCAGCAGAACTGCGAAGATAAAAATTGGGACTTGTCAGTGCTGACTTGATCGTGGATTCTGATTCCGCAGTTTTGGGTAAAGATCCCAGGGCTCTCAAAATTTCTCCACAAGCCAATGTGATAGGAATCTCTCCCTCTTCATAAAAATAAGGACTAGATAAAGATGTACTATCAGCCACACCATCTTTCCAAGTGCGAGATTTCGGTGGATTGTGTTCGGGAATATTGGCCGATTCTTTTTGGTAGGTTTTGATTAAATAAGGAACAGCAAGTTTCTCCCCTTTGATTCCCAATGCCTTTGCTGCATAAAATTTTACCGCTGGGGCATTCCCTGGACTTGTGGGAAAATTTGGGGAACCTTCCATAGCAGAAATAATGTCACGAATCCCTTGGTTCGACTTAACGAAAGTTAGTTTGTCGATAGCATCTCGAATTTCAGAGATATTAGAGGAAGAGAGTCTGGTACGTTGGATCTCAAAAAAACGCTCCTCAGTTTCTGAAAAAATTGCCACTGGCACCAGGAGAACACTGAAAAACAAAACAAACTTTCGAATCATTCTAAACCACCTCTGATTTGGGACGGTCATTCTAACCGATTCCTGTTAATTTTCTTTTAATTTTTCTGCGACTTCTTTTAATTTTTCGGAAAGATCTCCAAGAGTGGCCTTGTCTTCTTCCAAAATAGATTGGCTGAACTTTTCCAAATCTCTTTGGATTTGTTCCTTTTTTTCACTGGCACGGGAGGCCATTTTGCGGAGTAAGTCTTCTCGGTAGTGACTGAAATCCGCTTCCTTCAATTCCCCAAGTTCGACCATAGAAGTAACAATTTTTTCTAACCGCTCGGAAGTTAGATAATTGGCACCGATTCCTCCCAAGATCAATCGTTCAAAAAGTCCGGAAACATCCCGCCCTGTTTCTCTAATGAGTGAGGTTAACATAAAATTTGAAAAATCTTCGTTCCGCTGTCCTAAGCTGACTTTGAGAAAGGTTTGTCCCAAAATCTTCGGAGTGATGTCTTCTCCAGTCATATTGTCTTGGACTTTGATTTCTTCTCCCCCGATGATCATCTTGGCCACATCTTCTAAAGTAATGGTGGAACTAGTTTCAGGATCATAGAGTCTGCGGTTTGCGTATCGCTTAAGGAGCTTCATCGGAGATGCTTTTTAAAATGACTTTCAAGCCTAGGGGGTCAACTAAAATACAATCGTAATGGACACTCTATTCGGTGCTGTTTTGACACAACTTCCCGACCTTGAAAAAAACCTGATTGTTTCATGGTTACAAGTACAAGGACTCGTGGTGAAAGAATGTACACAGAAAACTTGGAAAGACCATCCCGATTCCATTCGTCTTTTTTCCAAACCAACACCTGAAATCATAAAAGAGTTATTAGATTGGAGCATTGAACCAATCTTATGCGGTAATTTTACAAACGAAGAAAAAGAAAATTATAAAAACATGGGAGCTTCCCTACTTTGGGAAAAACCATATACAGAAATCCACACTTTACCTTATAAAACCTTACCTATGTCAAAACTGACTTGGGTTGTTTATACAAAAAACCAACTCCTAGATAAACACCTGTCAGTATTTCTAAAATCAATGGGACAAACTGTTTTTGCGGAAGGAAGTCTGGACTTCCTCGTCAAACGAATCCAAACGGGACCTTGTCATTTTCTTATTTTAGATTGGGATGTATTGGATCCAAAAACGGTAGTCCCGGAACTCTCTAAACTTAAAAGTGAAAAACAGTTTTTATCCATTGGAATTAAGGACTTTATGAAAGAACATCTCTATAGAGATTTAAAAACAGGGATTGGAACCATTTCGGAAGTTCTTGTTTCCTTTTCAGATTTTTGGAATGTTTTACTTCATAGTTTCCCCATGTCCGAGGAATCCAAAGAACAAGAAACTTGGAAGGAAACTTCTAAGTCGGTTTCTAAACTTAGTTTTACTTTCCAAGAAAAACAAATTCCCATTGCCATGCAATTGACAGAAACTACGGTTTTAAAGAAAAAACTAGCTCACCCGCAAATCCAAAATCTATTAGATTTATTTCATTGGTTTTTGTAATTGAAGTAATCTCACTCAAAGAGCAACATATCATCACTAGAAAGTTCGCCTGCTCCCCGATTCGGAAAGGCCTGCTCAAAAAAAAGAGCAGCTAACAAGTCAAAGTCTTCATCTTCCTCTCGGTTTTCTAATTCCCAAAGTTCATTACGGCGTTTGATGAGAAGAGAAACAGTAGCATCTTCCAAAGCAAATTCAATCTTCAACCGATTCAATGTGCGAATGAAAAAATTTAGATTATAAATTACATAATCTCGAAAATACGTAAGACCTGCAATGGTAGGTTCATACTTAAGGAGAGCTTCTGTTAGGTAACAAGCAGTTTTTAAATCCTCAGTAGCTCCCGTTTCTTTATAAGCCTTAAAGATATGATGGACTGTTTCGTGCATAGAAATCGTAGAATGATACGAGTCTTCAATGAGCCGAATAGATTCAGGATGGGATTCCATATAGGCAAACACATCTACGATTTCGCGGTTGGCAGCGGCACGTTTCCTTTCTGCATCACATAGATCATTAGTCATTTTTGGATCTACGAGTAGGATAAAAAGATACTTTGTTTCAAAGGCAAACCTAGATTCTTTTGGAATGTAATATTCGATCCAAATGGGTTCTTTATAGTAATCAATGGACTCTTGGAAACTGACTTCTGGTGTGACTTTGAGGGATTTGAGTTTTTTTACGTCATCCGTGATGACCTTTTTTCCTTCGACCCGAGTTTTACTGCGTTTGATCTGTCGCAGTTCCGACTTATTCAAAAGCGGCTTGGGTTTGAAGGAAGAATCCATGTTATATCATCGACAGATTAGAAAAACCGCAAAAGAAAAGTACGAAGCCAAAACCCAATCGGGCTAAGGATTCCCGTATCAGAAAATACAACCTTCCCCTCTTCATTCAAAAATACCGTTGTGGGGTATGCAGAAATTCGCCATTCCTTTAACATCCGGTAGTCTGCAGCATAAACGGGATGTTTGGCATCGGGGGTGAGTTCTGATAAAATTTCTTTGGTTTCTTCTGAATCTTCTGCTTCGAGAACAGAAAGGAAAATTGTAGATTTTGGCAAAAACTTTAAATTTGCCTCTAAAATGGGTGCGTAAGCTTTACAAATCGTGCACCAAGTCGCCCAAAAATAAACTACTTTGGGATGCCCTTTCCAGGAATTGGCCTCTGTCGGTGTAGTGGCCAGGATTTCAATGGGAACACCCGGCCTCGTGTCCCGACCCTTAAAATAAGCAAAACAAAGGGTGGTCGAAAAAAAGAAAACAAAGGCGGAAACCACCTTCCATCCGTACGGTAACTGCTTCCAAATTTTCATAGTCTTTATTGTAAGACTGGTGGTTGGCCCGATATGTTCCCAAACATCAAAAATAAGATGAGGAGTAACCAGATAAACCCAGAAACCAAGACACTCACATCGGTGAGGATGGCTTTTGTGGGGTTATGACCCATGTTCTTGATATATATAATGTAAAGCGAACGAAAGATAGCATAAACAACAATCGGAACTGTATAAACCATATATGGTGTTCCTAAACTTTTTGCAGTTTCAGGACTTACTGTATACATTACATAACTTACTAGTGTGAGAGTGGCAACCACTGCCATCATCAAGTCCAAAAACTCGATAGAATATTCTTCTAAAATCTTTCGGTGTTTGCCCGCATCCGTTTTAAGGATATTGATCTCTCCTCTACGTTTGGAAAATCCCCAAAAGAGAGCCAACATAAAAGTACAAAGTAATAACCAATGAGAAAATTCCACTCCAATGACAACTGCACCGGCA
The sequence above is a segment of the Leptospira terpstrae serovar Hualin str. LT 11-33 = ATCC 700639 genome. Coding sequences within it:
- the topA gene encoding type I DNA topoisomerase, which encodes MASYLSEEWVVVATKGHIKDLPPKSYGVDFKNQFEPEYEWLKGKKTVFSAIKTKAKNASIIYIASDPDREGEIIAKHCYDELIKLKKPIFRLRLKEISKEEVNRQIQLKAGLDLAEIESQIARRVVDRIFGFEVSPDLWKQLKISSLSAGRVQSTVLHWICERELEIQNFSKEIYYQLKLNGSVSNQSVVLDHQTKDKLDSKSIQKLLSEIEILPEPTRLKEITLSQIKKKNIKRNPPQAFSTASLQETSFRVLGFDSKKTMKLAQMLFEGKRIGSGERIGLITYMRTDSTRVSDQKRELGEKYLNQNYPGLCSLQNNTPKKQKKYSQDAHEAVIPTNANYSPDSISSYLSLEEKKLYSLIWERFLVSLMKPELGEETVYEFEKNNHTFVHKNEFITDPGFKAFAKSEKKKLQKRLDWKLGDRFQYESYSVEEKQTEPPVRYTQGKLVQKMEDTGVGRPSTYGSILETLKTRKYIVEYHKSIGPTALGLKVNEYLFLNFHDMIGESFTKDLEEKLDQVTDKKESRVSLIQNFYEGLMFILRSPRKKTSLVSSQSNTKENVISSEESKTKKSLSKQKGKKSIVTPPPSNLNKQNICPVCKEGVVKTKLGKKGKTIYFCSRYPHCDYITYEL
- the cysK gene encoding cysteine synthase A, whose protein sequence is MKINSILEAIGNTPHVRLSRLFGTDHEVYMKLERQNPGGSIKDRIALAMIEEAEKSGKLKKDSFIVEPTSGNTGIGLAMVAAVKGYAITLVMPEHMSVERRRIMAAYGAKFELTPREKGMPGAIAKAQEIVAANPNAWMPQQFENEANIAVHREKTAEEIAKDFPEGLDYIITGVGTGGHITGCAENLKKRFPKLKVFAVEPEGSPVLSGGKPGPHPLQGIGAGFIPKNCKTELLDGIITVGKDEAFTMAVLAAKKEGIFIGTSSGASLAAVSKKLKEIPAGSKVLTFCYDTGERYLSVEGLFV
- a CDS encoding HEAT repeat domain-containing protein, with product MIRKFVLFFSVLLVPVAIFSETEERFFEIQRTRLSSSNISEIRDAIDKLTFVKSNQGIRDIISAMEGSPNFPTSPGNAPAVKFYAAKALGIKGEKLAVPYLIKTYQKESANIPEHNPPKSRTWKDGVADSTSLSSPYFYEEGEIPITLACGEILRALGSLPKTAESESTIKSALTSPNFYLRSSAADALYNSGKKEALSPLSEALSKETVPYAKISILSALAGLERLPNQNYKAILESLTDKNPEVRAKASEALRRLDFRISAPYLEKVIQSENDSKVLNQMKSDYQFLISIHTP
- a CDS encoding polyhydroxyalkanoate synthesis regulator DNA-binding domain-containing protein, with translation MKLLKRYANRRLYDPETSSTITLEDVAKMIIGGEEIKVQDNMTGEDITPKILGQTFLKVSLGQRNEDFSNFMLTSLIRETGRDVSGLFERLILGGIGANYLTSERLEKIVTSMVELGELKEADFSHYREDLLRKMASRASEKKEQIQRDLEKFSQSILEEDKATLGDLSEKLKEVAEKLKEN
- a CDS encoding TlpA family protein disulfide reductase, whose translation is MKIWKQLPYGWKVVSAFVFFFSTTLCFAYFKGRDTRPGVPIEILATTPTEANSWKGHPKVVYFWATWCTICKAYAPILEANLKFLPKSTIFLSVLEAEDSEETKEILSELTPDAKHPVYAADYRMLKEWRISAYPTTVFLNEEGKVVFSDTGILSPIGFWLRTFLLRFF
- a CDS encoding decaprenyl-phosphate phosphoribosyltransferase produces the protein MIYLYLKLMRVPQWVKNIILFAGLIFSKKIFELPSLTKVCLAFLCFSLVASCQYVFNDFLDQKEDAKHPEKKHRPLASGELDSGIALAITGVILPIALIGAYKLSPVFFYLTIFYLLFNMLYSKVLKHIVILDVMSISIGFVLRAIAGAVVIGVEFSHWLLLCTFMLALFWGFSKRRGEINILKTDAGKHRKILEEYSIEFLDLMMAVVATLTLVSYVMYTVSPETAKSLGTPYMVYTVPIVVYAIFRSLYIIYIKNMGHNPTKAILTDVSVLVSGFIWLLLILFLMFGNISGQPPVLQ